TCAGCAGGTTTGTACTTCTTGTCTTTTTGTCTTCTTGTTTAATCACATGTTTTTACACGAGCAGTGTAAATGTGGCAGATACACATAACATTATTTTACTCCTCTGTTGTCTAATCAAatgatcttttcttttctttcacagcttATCATCTCTGCTGTCGAAGGTATATGACAGGCAGATTACCAGGTTCAGCTATCATGGGGTACTCAGTCCAGACTGATACAGAGTTGTGTCCCATCAGTGCCATCATGTGAGCgtcattaaaataatttcaacAGCTGCTTTAAAGATTAGAAAATACTTGAGACAACATTAGTGTTTACTGTGGGTGTATAAATATAAACTTATTGCTTTCCTTTAATTCAGTTTCCACACAAAGGAGGGGAAAGCATGTGCCAATCC
This portion of the Archocentrus centrarchus isolate MPI-CPG fArcCen1 chromosome 17, fArcCen1, whole genome shotgun sequence genome encodes:
- the LOC115796418 gene encoding C-C motif chemokine 20-like, which translates into the protein MVSAKVVVMVIALLTICLTANTSAAYHLCCRRYMTGRLPGSAIMGYSVQTDTELCPISAIIFHTKEGKACANPALKWVMNAVDRIRNKAQKVHQHSSQQQK